From one Trueperella pyogenes genomic stretch:
- the pdxS gene encoding pyridoxal 5'-phosphate synthase lyase subunit PdxS, which yields MDSEIGSPLVKRGLADMLKGGVIMDVVTAEQAKIAEEAGAVAVMALERVPADIRAQGGVARMSDPDLIDDIISAVSIPVMAKARIGHFVEAQVLQALKVDFIDESEVLSPADYVNHINKRDFTVPFVCGATNLGEALRRIAEGAAMIRSKGEAGTGDVSEATKHIRTINKEIAALASLTDDELFVAAKELAAPYDLVREVASTGKLPVVLFVAGGVATPADAAMMMQLGADGVFVGSGIFKSGNPCARAAAIVKATAYYDDPAVIAEVSRGLGEAMVGINVADLPAPHRLAERGW from the coding sequence ATGGATAGTGAAATTGGATCACCACTGGTCAAACGCGGACTCGCGGACATGCTCAAGGGCGGCGTCATCATGGACGTCGTCACCGCCGAACAGGCGAAAATTGCCGAGGAGGCCGGTGCGGTCGCTGTCATGGCCCTCGAACGCGTGCCTGCAGACATCCGGGCCCAAGGCGGCGTGGCGCGCATGTCCGACCCGGACCTCATCGACGATATCATCAGCGCAGTCTCGATCCCCGTCATGGCCAAAGCCCGCATCGGCCACTTCGTGGAAGCCCAAGTGCTGCAGGCGCTCAAGGTGGACTTCATCGACGAATCCGAAGTGCTCTCACCCGCCGACTACGTCAACCACATCAACAAGCGCGACTTCACGGTGCCTTTCGTGTGTGGCGCGACCAACCTTGGCGAGGCACTGCGGCGCATCGCCGAAGGCGCTGCCATGATTCGCTCCAAGGGCGAAGCGGGCACGGGCGACGTCTCGGAGGCCACCAAACACATCCGCACAATCAACAAGGAGATCGCGGCGCTCGCGAGCCTGACCGACGACGAACTATTCGTTGCCGCCAAGGAGCTGGCCGCGCCTTATGACTTGGTTCGCGAGGTAGCCAGCACCGGCAAGCTCCCCGTGGTGCTCTTTGTGGCCGGCGGCGTCGCCACACCCGCCGACGCCGCTATGATGATGCAGCTCGGTGCCGATGGCGTCTTTGTTGGATCGGGCATCTTCAAGTCCGGCAATCCGTGCGCCCGCGCCGCCGCGATCGTCAAGGCCACCGCCTACTACGACGACCCGGCCGTGATCGCCGAAGTCTCACGGGGACTGGGCGAAGCAATGGTGGGCATTAATGTTGCCGACCTTCCCGCACCCCACCGACTCGCCGAGCGCGGGTGGTGA
- a CDS encoding thiamine-binding protein, with protein MLLAFSIAPQTSDQPDGSVSEAVAAAVKIVNESGLPHETTSMFTTLEGEWDEVMAVVKACVEELEKRTPRISLVMKADIRPGYTGQLTAKVERVNVLLEQQR; from the coding sequence ATGCTTCTCGCTTTCTCCATTGCTCCGCAAACATCCGACCAGCCCGACGGTTCCGTTTCCGAAGCAGTCGCTGCCGCCGTGAAAATAGTCAACGAGTCGGGTCTCCCCCACGAGACGACGTCGATGTTCACCACTCTCGAAGGCGAGTGGGACGAGGTCATGGCAGTTGTCAAAGCATGCGTGGAAGAGCTGGAAAAGCGCACCCCGCGCATCTCCCTGGTGATGAAGGCCGACATACGGCCAGGTTACACGGGCCAATTAACCGCAAAGGTTGAGAGAGTCAATGTGCTCCTTGAGCAGCAACGCTAG
- the pdxR gene encoding MocR-like pyridoxine biosynthesis transcription factor PdxR, with amino-acid sequence MSSIPARIVADIRRRLESGALGPGDRLPSSRALADQLRVSRGSIVTAYEQLAGEGILLTSRGGTRIHPDLALRSSVLTPPDAAPRARVRDAPTMLRPGAPLEAVTSSAWRAAWRAAAAEPHAYPSPGSPRLRHLLAEHFRLSRAMSIAPEAILITAGARDGLRATLTALTTTRARLAVEDPGFASLCAVPESVGWQTVMAKTDGAGMSLNILQKIAPTAALVTPNHQFPYGTQMPAERRRNLVEWRHSTPGAFLIEDDYDSELRAAHPALVALDPTGTVLLGSFAKTLTPALGLGYVIVPESLRADVAKHLMPVSGIAQDALAHFLAADGLRRHTARMRREYTYRRGVFERIFPDGFAMDGGLGAIIELSADAEAHVLAHARAHRLAVESLAKYWSTGDGRSGVVVGLGGGSREKLVGALEVLRKLIPLSAGETD; translated from the coding sequence GTGTCATCCATCCCGGCTCGCATCGTTGCCGACATCCGCAGGCGCCTCGAATCGGGGGCTCTCGGCCCCGGCGATCGCCTGCCTTCGAGCCGCGCGCTCGCCGATCAACTGCGCGTCTCCCGCGGGTCAATCGTCACTGCCTACGAGCAGCTGGCAGGCGAAGGCATCCTCCTCACCAGCCGCGGCGGGACGCGGATCCATCCTGACCTGGCGCTCCGTTCGAGCGTTCTTACCCCGCCCGACGCCGCCCCTAGAGCCCGCGTCCGCGACGCACCGACCATGCTGCGCCCAGGTGCTCCCCTGGAAGCTGTTACTTCCTCCGCATGGAGAGCTGCGTGGCGGGCTGCCGCCGCCGAACCACACGCCTACCCCAGCCCAGGCTCTCCTCGACTTCGCCACCTGCTAGCCGAGCACTTCCGGCTCAGTCGCGCTATGTCAATCGCGCCCGAAGCCATCCTCATCACTGCGGGCGCGCGAGACGGTCTGCGCGCCACGCTCACTGCCCTGACCACCACGCGCGCTCGGCTCGCCGTGGAGGATCCCGGCTTCGCGTCGCTGTGCGCAGTCCCAGAGTCGGTCGGCTGGCAGACCGTTATGGCCAAGACCGACGGCGCTGGCATGTCTTTAAATATCCTGCAAAAGATCGCACCAACAGCCGCGCTCGTCACGCCCAACCACCAGTTCCCCTACGGCACACAGATGCCGGCCGAACGGCGTCGTAACCTCGTAGAATGGCGGCACTCCACGCCAGGAGCCTTCCTCATCGAAGACGACTATGACTCCGAGTTGCGCGCCGCCCACCCCGCACTCGTCGCACTCGACCCGACCGGAACTGTCCTCCTCGGATCCTTCGCCAAAACGCTCACCCCCGCGCTCGGACTGGGATACGTCATTGTGCCGGAATCACTACGCGCGGATGTCGCAAAGCACCTGATGCCGGTTTCCGGTATCGCGCAAGATGCCCTCGCCCACTTTCTCGCCGCAGACGGGCTCCGCCGCCACACGGCACGCATGCGCCGCGAGTACACATACCGACGTGGGGTCTTCGAGCGCATCTTCCCCGACGGCTTCGCTATGGACGGCGGCCTCGGTGCCATCATTGAACTTTCTGCCGACGCCGAAGCACACGTTCTCGCACATGCCCGCGCGCACCGACTCGCTGTCGAATCCCTCGCCAAATACTGGTCTACAGGTGACGGGCGCTCCGGCGTCGTCGTCGGGCTCGGAGGGGGAAGCCGCGAGAAGCTCGTAGGCGCGCTCGAGGTGCTCAGAAAACTGATCCCGCTCTCCGCGGGCGAGACCGATTAG
- a CDS encoding SpaH/EbpB family LPXTG-anchored major pilin gives MSTRKVTRFGAVFTVVTLASLGATSAANADTQSGFNAPDKNHSVSLTVHKHEGNEKLDKYTGQQQQPQGKAIAGVTFTVQEAGFDEGSGCKSIDLALPASWEKIAKAKPDSVCLLNDPVSMETNETGIAEFKQLSQKLYKVTETAGGKNLIKTPSAPFLVTLPMPVDPNKWVYDVHAYPKNVLTELDDFTKKAADPADEKGTKKFVPGALITWTIDATIPKVAFDYTEVTMTDTVPAGLQFKAVKSVKLSGEPLAATQDYTVTDSKIVLTEKGLAKLNPAAKKNDVKVTVELDTTVTDAILDGKTTNKVQLSLNGKTKDANGDTYWGSIQLTKQDKDAPNTKLSDAVFSIYEGKCEANGAVVAENLKTDQQGVFKQKLYIGNKEDATKDYCLKETAAPAGYILDSTGIDFTLSVANDQFTKNVTFDNVKVTGPHLPLTGAQGTALLTGAGILLLAVGAGTVYHARRRS, from the coding sequence ATGTCGACTAGGAAGGTCACCCGATTCGGGGCCGTGTTTACGGTGGTAACCTTAGCGTCGCTCGGAGCGACTTCAGCTGCCAACGCTGATACACAGTCTGGTTTCAATGCGCCGGATAAGAACCACAGCGTGTCTCTGACCGTTCATAAGCATGAAGGTAACGAGAAGCTCGACAAGTATACAGGCCAGCAGCAACAACCACAGGGCAAGGCGATCGCTGGGGTAACTTTCACGGTTCAAGAGGCAGGTTTCGATGAAGGCAGCGGGTGCAAGTCTATAGACCTTGCTTTGCCGGCGAGCTGGGAAAAGATCGCGAAGGCCAAGCCAGATTCTGTGTGTCTATTGAATGACCCGGTCAGCATGGAGACGAACGAAACCGGTATTGCCGAGTTCAAGCAGCTCAGCCAGAAGCTGTACAAGGTCACCGAGACTGCTGGCGGCAAGAACCTGATCAAGACGCCGTCGGCTCCCTTCTTGGTCACGCTACCGATGCCGGTCGATCCGAATAAGTGGGTATATGACGTACACGCCTACCCGAAGAATGTGTTGACGGAGCTGGACGATTTCACGAAGAAGGCCGCAGATCCGGCTGATGAAAAGGGTACGAAGAAGTTTGTTCCGGGTGCTTTGATTACGTGGACGATCGATGCGACGATCCCCAAGGTAGCCTTTGACTACACGGAAGTTACGATGACGGATACCGTTCCCGCCGGGCTGCAATTTAAGGCAGTTAAATCAGTGAAGCTCAGCGGTGAACCACTTGCTGCGACACAAGACTACACCGTCACTGACAGTAAAATCGTACTCACTGAGAAGGGCTTGGCAAAGTTGAACCCAGCCGCCAAGAAGAACGATGTTAAGGTCACCGTTGAGCTGGACACCACGGTCACTGACGCGATTCTCGACGGTAAGACCACGAACAAAGTTCAGCTCTCGCTCAATGGCAAAACCAAAGACGCCAATGGCGACACCTACTGGGGCAGCATCCAGCTGACCAAGCAAGACAAGGATGCTCCGAATACGAAGTTATCCGACGCCGTATTCAGCATCTACGAAGGTAAGTGTGAAGCGAACGGCGCCGTCGTCGCAGAAAACCTGAAGACCGATCAGCAGGGTGTCTTCAAACAGAAGTTGTACATTGGAAATAAGGAAGACGCCACTAAGGACTACTGCCTGAAAGAGACCGCAGCACCGGCTGGCTACATACTCGATAGTACTGGCATCGATTTTACGCTCAGCGTGGCTAACGATCAGTTCACGAAGAACGTCACCTTCGACAACGTGAAGGTCACCGGACCGCACCTTCCACTGACGGGTGCGCAAGGAACCGCCTTGCTTACCGGTGCGGGAATCCTGCTACTCGCTGTGGGTGCGGGCACCGTGTACCACGCTCGTCGTCGTAGCTAA
- a CDS encoding LuxR C-terminal-related transcriptional regulator produces MEGSERHQLLTELGVSADAETTYIDMLLNVEQQHDPKHLAELEERQLIEFNDGKAYPLPASSLLNDKLTQMLARSDELKRAIRTVESMEEQNTSMCHVTTTSAQEISRWYSNFIANVKAELSYVDHPPFFNKAPVPAVYRQKLKEGITCRAIYAAQSLMEYDKLEQIRACVNSGEIARVIPQTPFRMLIADHKEALLITPPRKSEVRGLWVRNPNIVEVLLAGFNMLWDGGFDVPTDIDIAELNALPLNPDVKAVLELLSVGLTDEAISRRLGMSQRTVSRRVADALAYFSATSRFQLGIKWHEFTRHTDS; encoded by the coding sequence ATGGAAGGATCGGAGCGTCACCAGCTTCTCACGGAACTCGGGGTATCCGCCGACGCCGAAACGACGTATATCGACATGCTCCTCAACGTCGAACAACAACACGATCCGAAGCACTTGGCAGAGCTTGAAGAACGGCAACTAATCGAGTTCAATGACGGCAAGGCTTATCCGCTCCCGGCGTCGTCGTTGTTAAATGACAAACTCACGCAGATGCTGGCCCGCTCCGATGAGTTAAAACGCGCGATTCGAACTGTCGAATCGATGGAAGAGCAAAACACGTCAATGTGCCATGTGACGACGACGAGCGCCCAAGAGATCAGCAGGTGGTACAGCAATTTCATCGCAAACGTTAAAGCTGAACTGTCCTACGTCGATCATCCGCCATTCTTTAATAAGGCTCCGGTTCCGGCCGTGTATCGACAAAAGCTCAAGGAAGGCATCACGTGCCGCGCGATTTACGCGGCTCAGTCGTTAATGGAATATGACAAGCTTGAGCAGATTAGAGCCTGCGTTAACAGCGGCGAAATTGCTCGCGTTATTCCACAGACCCCGTTTAGGATGCTCATTGCTGATCACAAGGAGGCTTTACTTATCACCCCCCCCCGCAAATCCGAAGTGCGCGGATTGTGGGTACGCAACCCGAACATCGTCGAGGTATTGCTCGCAGGGTTCAACATGCTCTGGGACGGAGGATTTGACGTCCCGACTGACATAGACATCGCTGAACTCAACGCTTTGCCCCTTAACCCTGATGTGAAAGCAGTCCTTGAGCTTCTCAGCGTTGGACTCACAGATGAAGCTATTTCTCGCCGCTTAGGGATGAGCCAGCGGACAGTTTCCCGGCGAGTTGCTGACGCTCTTGCATATTTCTCCGCCACTTCCCGTTTTCAGCTGGGTATAAAGTGGCATGAGTTTACGCGTCACACGGACAGCTAG
- a CDS encoding class C sortase, whose product MGAFIIVFGLLLLLYPSTASWFSQLNQSKLIRELNTDHHASSTHRAVADAREYNRLLVGGVIVEADQHKATGTVQSEGPYDYYSLLNATDTGIMGRLRIKSIGVDLPIYHGTSDSTLAKGVGHLRGTALPVGGTSLRPVLTAHRGLPEATLFNDLDRIAVNDTFVVEVFGEVSTYKVIETRVIEPDDTQAISVEQGKDLLSLITCTPLGINTHRILVTGERIVPTPISDAKAAGAAPEIPGFPWWAVIGGSVVLVVISYVVYAGYSQGRRR is encoded by the coding sequence ATGGGTGCATTTATTATCGTCTTTGGGCTGCTGCTTCTTCTCTACCCGAGTACGGCTTCTTGGTTTTCCCAGCTTAATCAGTCGAAACTCATTCGCGAGCTAAACACCGACCACCACGCCTCCTCAACACATCGCGCTGTTGCAGATGCGCGAGAATACAACCGGTTATTGGTGGGTGGGGTCATTGTCGAGGCGGACCAGCATAAGGCGACCGGCACCGTCCAGTCCGAAGGCCCATACGATTACTACTCGTTACTCAACGCGACCGATACCGGTATCATGGGACGGCTACGCATAAAGTCCATTGGTGTTGACCTGCCGATATACCACGGCACCTCCGACTCGACGCTTGCTAAAGGAGTCGGTCACTTACGTGGAACGGCCCTTCCGGTTGGCGGAACCTCGCTCCGTCCTGTCCTTACCGCACACCGTGGCTTGCCTGAAGCGACTTTGTTCAATGATCTCGATCGGATCGCGGTGAACGACACGTTTGTAGTCGAAGTCTTCGGAGAGGTATCCACGTATAAGGTTATCGAGACCCGAGTCATCGAACCGGATGATACGCAGGCGATTTCGGTTGAACAAGGTAAGGATCTCCTGTCTCTTATCACCTGCACACCGCTAGGCATAAACACGCACCGGATTCTTGTTACCGGAGAGCGGATCGTTCCGACTCCTATTTCGGACGCCAAGGCAGCGGGGGCAGCTCCGGAGATTCCAGGTTTTCCGTGGTGGGCTGTCATCGGAGGCAGCGTTGTGCTCGTCGTGATCAGCTATGTCGTCTACGCAGGTTACAGCCAGGGGCGTCGTCGCTAG